One stretch of Pomacea canaliculata isolate SZHN2017 linkage group LG11, ASM307304v1, whole genome shotgun sequence DNA includes these proteins:
- the LOC112574867 gene encoding uncharacterized protein LOC112574867 isoform X2 gives MSDSTIPETSKCPLVFLGKTGLKVSNICLGAMTFGTPVRGLIRGNLSEEESHGLMDRFAAWGGNFIDTADMYGPKLSETIVGTWLQKQERERIVIATKVRFSIDPSDPNKVGLSRRHITRAVEESLGRLQTDFIDLYQTHLWDIAVPLEETLRTLNDLVRCGKVRYLGACNLSGWQLQKWIQVQEKLGLEPVVALQQHYSLKERASEWEAFQVCKGNGLGVLPWSPLSGGVLAGKVSRDKPPEAGRLADAVQKNFDIDAAPNWNKLKDKEQIWNILDVSKRIAETKGKTQAQVAIRWLLQKDIVASVIIGARTLQQLDDNMGAANGWTLTPEEMAELDKVSQPDKPYPYSMADMFMGDRVNPFNPPLTI, from the exons atgtcTGACAGCACGATTCCCGAGACATCCAAATGTCCGCTGGTGTTCCTGGGCAAGACGGGGTTAAAGGTCTCCAATATCTGCCTCGGGGCAATGACCTTTGGAACACCAGTT CGCGGACTAATCCGAGGAAATCTGAGCGAAGAAGAGTCCCATGGACTGATGGACAGGTTCGCGGCCTGGGGAGGGAACTTTATTGACACGGCGGACATGTACGGCCCCAAGTTGTCTGAGACCATTGTGGGAACCTGGCTTCAAAA ACAGGAGAGGGAGAGGATTGTCATCGCCACCAAGGTTCGTTTTTCCATCGACCCCTCCGACCCCAACAAGGTGGGACTCAGCCGCCGACACATCACACGTGCCGTGGAGGAGAGTCTGGGCCGTCTACAGACAGACTTCATCGACCTTTACCAG ACTCACCTGTGGGACATCGCCGTGCCCCTGGAGGAGACCTTACGCACCTTGAACGACCTGGTGAGGTGTGGCAAGGTGCGCTACCTGGGGGCCTGCAACCTGTCGGGGTGGCAGCTACAGAAGTGGATTCAGGTGCAGGAAAAGCTGGGACTGGAACCTGTCGTCGCTCTGCAG CAACACTACAGTCTCAAGGAGCGGGCGTCTGAGTGGGAGGCCTTCCAGGTGTGCAAGGGCAACGGTCTGGGGGTGTTGCCATGGAGTCCACTCAGCGG AGGTGTATTGGCCGGTAAGGTCAGTCGAGACAAGCCGCCTGAGGCCGGGCGATTGGCCGATGCCGTCCAGAAAAACTTCGACATCGACGCGGCGCCGAACTGGAACAAACTGAAAGACAAGGAGCAGATCTGGAACATTCTGGATGTCTCCAAACGCATTGCCGAGACCAAAG GTAAGACTCAGGCCCAGGTGGCCATTCGCTGGCTTCTGCAGAAGGACATCGTGGCTTCCGTCATCATCGGCGCGCGCACCCTACAACAGCTGGATGACAACATGGGCGCCGCCAACGGCTGGACACTGACACCGGAAGAG ATGGCAGAGCTGGACAAGGTGTCGCAGCCCGACAAGCCCTACCCCTACAGCATGGCCGACATGTTCATGGGGGATCGGGTCAACCCCTTCAACCCTCCACTGACCATCTGA
- the LOC112576122 gene encoding uncharacterized protein LOC112576122 yields MAITRLALLMTVTLVLLPGAEGQHSDFRQQRRAAFRMQLGRLRDMHKQLNAKVNALEGKLQTINNNLISTISVAEGRLQTKENNLQSAVNALQGSVQAMSSKIALLDQIVYFMATFAAPSLTVGGGTVVFNKVLMNTGSAYNPTTGVFTAPRRGLYVFLVQTFTNGKGNPNWDLYVNGQMVLRSESMSVSSTSNEYVYPLTLQTGDKVSVYSRNPLSSWGTIHSFFGGWLIRAF; encoded by the exons ATGGCGATCACTCGACTGGCACTGCTGATGACAGTCACCTTGGTGTTGCTACCCGGGGCTGAAGGCCAACATTCTGACTTCAGACAGCAAAGGCGCGCTGCCTTTAGAATGCAACTTG GGAGACTCCGAGACATGCACAAACAACTGAATGCCAAAGTTAATGCCCTTGAAGGAAAGCTCCAAACAATTAACAACAACTTAATATCCACAATTAGTGTCGCTGAAGGTAGACTTCAGACCAAAGAGAACAACTTGCAATCTGCTGTGAATGCACTTCAAGGGAGCGTGCAAGCCATGAGCTCAAAGATCG CTCTCCTTGACCAAATAGTATACTTCATGGCTACATTTGCTGCCCCTTCACTAACCGTTGGAGGCGGCACGGTGGTGTTCAACAAAGTCCTGATGAACACCGGCAGCGCTTACAACCCTACCACCGGGGTCTTCACTGCACCTCGCCGAGGTCTCTACGTCTTCCTGGTCCAGACCTTCACCAACGGAAAGGGCAATCCAAACTGGGATTTGTATGTCAATGGACAGATGGTGCTGCGGTCGGAGTCGATGTCTGTGAGTTCCACCAGCAACGAGTACGTGTACCCGCTGACCCTACAGACTGGAGACAAAGTTTCAGTCTACAGCCGCAATCCACTCAGCTCCTGGGGAACTATTCATAGCTTCTTCGGGGGCTGGCTCATCAGGGctttttga
- the LOC112574868 gene encoding uncharacterized protein LOC112574868 yields MSDNTIPEASKCPLMFLGKTGLKVSNICLGAMTFGKSVSGRLDGNIDEEESHRLMDRFAAWGGNFLDTADVYGPKFSETIVGTWLQKQERERIVIATKVRFSTDPSDPNNVGLSRRHITRAVEESLGRLQTDFIDLYQTHLWDNAVPLEETLRTLNDLVRCGKVRYLGACNLSGWQLQKWIQVQEKLGLEPVVALQQHYSLKERASEWEAFQVCKGNGLGVLPWSPLSGGVLAGKVSRDKPPDTGRMADAVQKNFNTAAAPNWNQLKDKEQIWNILDVSKRIAETKGKTQAQVAIRWLLQKDIVASVIIGARTVQQLDDNMGAANGWTLTPEEMAELDKVSQPDKPYPYSMADMFMGDRVNPFNPPLTI; encoded by the exons ATGTCTGACAACACCATTCCCGAGGCATCGAAATGTCCGTTGATGTTCCTGGGCAAGACGGGGTTAAAGGTCTCCAACATCTGCCTCGGGGCAATGACCTTTGGAAAATCAGTT TCTGGAAGACTAGACGGAAACATAGACGAAGAAGAGTCTCACCGACTAATGGACAGGTTCGCAGCCTGGGGAGGGAACTTTCTAGACACGGCGGATGTGTACGGCCCAAAGTTCTCTGAGACGATCGTGGGAACCTGGCTTCAAAA ACAGGAGAGGGAGAGGATTGTCATCGCCACCAAGGTTCGTTTCTCCACAGACCCCTCCGACCCCAACAATGTTGGACTCAGCCGCCGACACATCACACGTGCCGTGGAGGAGAGTCTGGGCCGTCTACAGACAGACTTCATCGACCTTTACCAG ACTCACCTGTGGGACAACGCCGTGCCCCTGGAGGAGACCTTACGCACCTTGAACGACCTGGTGAGGTGTGGCAAGGTGCGCTACCTGGGGGCCTGCAACCTGTCGGGGTGGCAGCTACAGAAGTGGATTCAGGTGCAGGAAAAGCTGGGACTGGAACCTGTCGTCGCTCTGCAG CAACACTACAGTCTCAAGGAGCGGGCTTCTGAGTGGGAGGCCTTCCAGGTGTGCAAGGGCAACGGTCTCGGGGTGTTGCCATGGAGTCCACTCAGCGG AGGAGTGTTGGCTGGTAAGGTCAGCCGAGACAAGCCCCCTGACACCGGGCGCATGGCTGACGCCGTCCAGAAAAACTTTAATACCGCCGCGGCGCCGAACTGGAACCAACTGAAAGACAAGGAGCAGATCTGGAACATTCTGGATGTCTCCAAACGCATCGCCGAGACCAAAG GTAAGACTCAGGCCCAGGTGGCCATTCGCTGGCTTCTGCAGAAGGACATTGTGGCTTCTGTCATCATCGGCGCGCGCACTGTACAGCAGCTGGATGACAACATGGGCGCCGCCAACGGCTGGACACTGACACCGGAAGAG ATGGCAGAGCTGGACAAGGTGTCGCAGCCCGACAAGCCCTACCCCTACAGCATGGCCGACATGTTCATGGGGGATCGGGTCAACCCCTTCAACCCTCCACTGACCATCTAA
- the LOC112574869 gene encoding uncharacterized protein LOC112574869 codes for MSDSKIPETSKCPVVFLGKTGLKVSNICLGALTFGKSVYSPFQGNIDEEESYRLMDRFSTWGGNFVDTADVYGPRMSETIVGNWLQKHDREMFVIATKVGFPVDPSDPNEVGLSRRHITRAVEESLGRLQTDFIDLYQTHLWDNAVPMEETLRTLDDLVRCGKVRYLGASNLSGWQLQKWIQVQEKLGLEPVVALQQHYSLKERASEWEAFQVCKGNGLGVLPWSPLNGGLLAGKVSQDKPPEAGRLAIAVQKDLNAEPAPNWNKLRDKKQVWNILDVSKSIAQNHGKTQAQVAIRWLLQKDIVASVIIGARTLQQLDDNMGAANGWTLTPEEMTELDKVSQPDKPYPYSMADMFMGDRVNPFNPPCNL; via the exons atgtcTGACAGCAAGATTCCCGAGACGTCCAAGTGTCCAGTGGTGTTCCTGGGCAAGACGGGGTTAAAGGTCTCCAATATCTGCCTCGGGGCATTGACCTTTGGAAAATCAGTT TACAGCCCATTTCAAGGAAACATAGACGAGGAAGAGTCTTACAGACTAATGGACAGGTTCTCGACCTGGGGAGGGAACTTTGTAGACACGGCGGATGTGTATGGTCCTAGGATGTCTGAGACGATCGTGGGAAATTGGCTTCAAAA ACATGACCGGGAGATGTTTGTCATCGCCACCAAGGTTGGTTTTCCAGTGGACCCCTCCGACCCCAACGAGGTGGGACTCAGCCGCCGACACATCACACGTGCCGTGGAGGAGAGTCTGGGCCGTCTACAGACAGACTTCATCGACCTTTACCAG ACTCACCTGTGGGACAACGCCGTGCCCATGGAGGAGACGTTGCGGACTTTAGACGACCTGGTGAGGTGTGGCAAGGTGCGCTACCTGGGGGCCAGCAACCTGTCGGGGTGGCAGCTACAGAAGTGGATTCAGGTGCAGGAAAAGCTGGGACTGGAACCTGTCGTCGCTCTGCAG CAACACTACAGTCTCAAGGAGCGAGCTTCTGAGTGGGAGGCCTTCCAGGTGTGCAAGGGCAACGGTCTCGGAGTGTTGCCATGGAGTCCACTCAACGG AGGACTGTTGGCCGGTAAGGTCAGCCAAGATAAGCCCCCTGAGGCCGGTCGTTTGGCCATAGCCGTCCAGAAAGACCTTAACGCAGAACCAGCGCCAAACTGGAACAAACTGCGAGACAAGAAGCAGGTCTGGAACATTCTAGATGTCTCCAAAAGCATCGCACAGAACCACG GTAAGACTCAGGCCCAGGTGGCCATTCGCTGGCTTCTGCAGAAGGACATCGTGGCTTCCGTCATCATCGGCGCGCGCACCCTACAACAGCTGGATGACAACATGGGCGCCGCCAACGGCTGGACACTGACACCGGAAGAG ATGACAGAGCTGGACAAGGTGTCGCAGCCCGACAAGCCCTACCCCTACAGCATGGCCGACATGTTCATGGGGGATCGGGTCAACCCCTTCAACCCTCCGTGTAACCTCTGA
- the LOC112574864 gene encoding uncharacterized protein LOC112574864 isoform X2, whose translation MASTVPEASKCSSVFLGKTGLTVSNLCLGTMTFGKSPFGFLQGNIDEETSCQLIDRFEDWGGYFIDTADFYGPKLSESIVGNWLQKKDRERFVIATKVRFSIDPSDPNKVGLSRRHITRAVEESLGRLQTDFIDLYQTHLWDNAVPLEETLRTLNDLVRCGKVRYLGACNLSGWQLQKWIQVQEKLGLEPVVSLQQHYSLKERASEWEAFQVCKGNGLGVLPWSPLSGGLLAGKVSRDKPPETGRLAEAAQTGGHNDGAPDWKKLQADEQLWNILDVTKRIAAKHGKSQAQVAIRWLLQKDIVASVIIGARTVQQLDSNMAVATGWALTPEEMAELDKVSQPDKPYPYSMADMFMGDRVNPFNPPLTL comes from the exons atggcGAGCACAGTCCCTGAAGCTTCAAAATGCTCGTCGGTGTTCCTAGGCAAGACCGGGCTAACGGTTTCCAACCTTTGTCTGGGGACGATGACCTTTGGAAAGTCGCCA TTTGGATTCCTGCAAGGAAACATTGATGAAGAGACATCCTGCCAGCTGATAGATCGCTTTGAGGACTGGGGAGGCTACTTCATAGACACGGCGGACTTCTATGGCCCCAAGTTGTCCGAGTCAATCGTGGGGAACTGGCTTCAAAA AAAGGATCGGGAGAGGTTTGTCATCGCCACCAAGGTTCGTTTTTCCATCGACCCCTCCGACCCCAACAAGGTGGGACTCAGCCGCCGACACATCACACGTGCCGTGGAGGAGAGTCTGGGCCGTCTACAGACAGACTTCATCGACCTTTACCAG ACTCACCTGTGGGACAACGCCGTGCCCCTGGAGGAGACCTTACGCACCTTGAACGACCTGGTGAGGTGTGGCAAGGTGCGCTACCTGGGGGCCTGCAACCTGTCGGGGTGGCAGCTACAGAAGTGGATTCAGGTGCAGGAAAAGCTGGGACTGGAACCTGTTGTCTCCCTTCAG CAACACTACAGTCTCAAAGAGCGGGCATCCGAGTGGGAAGCCTTTCAGGTTTGCAAAGGCAACGGTCTGGGAGTGTTGCCATGGAGTCCATTGAGCGG GGGATTGCTGGCAGGTAAGGTCAGCCGGGACAAGCCCCCAGAGACCGGTCGCTTGGCTGAAGCTGCACAAACGGGTGGGCACAATGACGGTGCTCCGGACTGGAAGAAACTGCAAGCAGACGAACAGCTGTGGAACATTCTGGACGTCACCAAGCGCATCGCAGCCAAGCATG GTAAGAGTCAGGCCCAGGTGGCCATTCGCTGGCTGCTGCAGAAAGACATCGTCGCTTCTGTCATCATCGGCGCGCGCACTGTACAGCAGCTGGACAGCAACATGGCCGTCGCAACCGGGTGGGCACTGACACCGGAAGAG ATGGCAGAGCTGGACAAGGTGTCGCAGCCCGACAAACCCTACCCCTACAGTATGGCAGACATGTTCATGGGGGATCGCGTCAACCCCTTCAACCCTCCACTGACCCTCTAA
- the LOC112574864 gene encoding uncharacterized protein LOC112574864 isoform X1 codes for MASGPLTARCSAAHCLQTVNRGRPPSSTCGAGSCWQNLLNRSYHQQENKMASTVPEASKCSSVFLGKTGLTVSNLCLGTMTFGKSPFGFLQGNIDEETSCQLIDRFEDWGGYFIDTADFYGPKLSESIVGNWLQKKDRERFVIATKVRFSIDPSDPNKVGLSRRHITRAVEESLGRLQTDFIDLYQTHLWDNAVPLEETLRTLNDLVRCGKVRYLGACNLSGWQLQKWIQVQEKLGLEPVVSLQQHYSLKERASEWEAFQVCKGNGLGVLPWSPLSGGLLAGKVSRDKPPETGRLAEAAQTGGHNDGAPDWKKLQADEQLWNILDVTKRIAAKHGKSQAQVAIRWLLQKDIVASVIIGARTVQQLDSNMAVATGWALTPEEMAELDKVSQPDKPYPYSMADMFMGDRVNPFNPPLTL; via the exons ATGGCTAGCGGGCCTTTGACTGCCAGGTGTTCAGCCGCCCATTGCTTGCAGACCGTCAATCGAGGACGACCGCCATCCTCTACCTGCGGCGCTGGGAGTTGCTGGC AAAACCTTCTGAATAGGTCTTAtcatcaacaagaaaacaagatggcGAGCACAGTCCCTGAAGCTTCAAAATGCTCGTCGGTGTTCCTAGGCAAGACCGGGCTAACGGTTTCCAACCTTTGTCTGGGGACGATGACCTTTGGAAAGTCGCCA TTTGGATTCCTGCAAGGAAACATTGATGAAGAGACATCCTGCCAGCTGATAGATCGCTTTGAGGACTGGGGAGGCTACTTCATAGACACGGCGGACTTCTATGGCCCCAAGTTGTCCGAGTCAATCGTGGGGAACTGGCTTCAAAA AAAGGATCGGGAGAGGTTTGTCATCGCCACCAAGGTTCGTTTTTCCATCGACCCCTCCGACCCCAACAAGGTGGGACTCAGCCGCCGACACATCACACGTGCCGTGGAGGAGAGTCTGGGCCGTCTACAGACAGACTTCATCGACCTTTACCAG ACTCACCTGTGGGACAACGCCGTGCCCCTGGAGGAGACCTTACGCACCTTGAACGACCTGGTGAGGTGTGGCAAGGTGCGCTACCTGGGGGCCTGCAACCTGTCGGGGTGGCAGCTACAGAAGTGGATTCAGGTGCAGGAAAAGCTGGGACTGGAACCTGTTGTCTCCCTTCAG CAACACTACAGTCTCAAAGAGCGGGCATCCGAGTGGGAAGCCTTTCAGGTTTGCAAAGGCAACGGTCTGGGAGTGTTGCCATGGAGTCCATTGAGCGG GGGATTGCTGGCAGGTAAGGTCAGCCGGGACAAGCCCCCAGAGACCGGTCGCTTGGCTGAAGCTGCACAAACGGGTGGGCACAATGACGGTGCTCCGGACTGGAAGAAACTGCAAGCAGACGAACAGCTGTGGAACATTCTGGACGTCACCAAGCGCATCGCAGCCAAGCATG GTAAGAGTCAGGCCCAGGTGGCCATTCGCTGGCTGCTGCAGAAAGACATCGTCGCTTCTGTCATCATCGGCGCGCGCACTGTACAGCAGCTGGACAGCAACATGGCCGTCGCAACCGGGTGGGCACTGACACCGGAAGAG ATGGCAGAGCTGGACAAGGTGTCGCAGCCCGACAAACCCTACCCCTACAGTATGGCAGACATGTTCATGGGGGATCGCGTCAACCCCTTCAACCCTCCACTGACCCTCTAA
- the LOC112574867 gene encoding uncharacterized protein LOC112574867 isoform X1 encodes MSDSTIPETSKCPLVFLGKTGLKVSNICLGAMTFGTPVRGLIRGNLSEEESHGLMDRFAAWGGNFIDTADMYGPKLSETIVGTWLQKQERERIVIATKVRFSIDPSDPNKVGLSRRHITRAVEESLGRLQTDFIDLYQTHLWDIAVPLEETLRTLNDLVRCGKVRYLGACNLSGWQLQKWIQVQEKLGLEPVVALQQHYSLKERASEWEAFQVCKGNGLGVLPWSPLSGGVLAGKVSRDKPPEAGRLADAVQKNFDIDAAPNWNKLKDKEQIWNILDVSKRIAETKGKTQAQVAIRWLLQKDIVASVIIGARTLQQLDDNMGAANGWTLTPEEFQMAELDKVSQPDKPYPYSMADMFMGDRVNPFNPPLTI; translated from the exons atgtcTGACAGCACGATTCCCGAGACATCCAAATGTCCGCTGGTGTTCCTGGGCAAGACGGGGTTAAAGGTCTCCAATATCTGCCTCGGGGCAATGACCTTTGGAACACCAGTT CGCGGACTAATCCGAGGAAATCTGAGCGAAGAAGAGTCCCATGGACTGATGGACAGGTTCGCGGCCTGGGGAGGGAACTTTATTGACACGGCGGACATGTACGGCCCCAAGTTGTCTGAGACCATTGTGGGAACCTGGCTTCAAAA ACAGGAGAGGGAGAGGATTGTCATCGCCACCAAGGTTCGTTTTTCCATCGACCCCTCCGACCCCAACAAGGTGGGACTCAGCCGCCGACACATCACACGTGCCGTGGAGGAGAGTCTGGGCCGTCTACAGACAGACTTCATCGACCTTTACCAG ACTCACCTGTGGGACATCGCCGTGCCCCTGGAGGAGACCTTACGCACCTTGAACGACCTGGTGAGGTGTGGCAAGGTGCGCTACCTGGGGGCCTGCAACCTGTCGGGGTGGCAGCTACAGAAGTGGATTCAGGTGCAGGAAAAGCTGGGACTGGAACCTGTCGTCGCTCTGCAG CAACACTACAGTCTCAAGGAGCGGGCGTCTGAGTGGGAGGCCTTCCAGGTGTGCAAGGGCAACGGTCTGGGGGTGTTGCCATGGAGTCCACTCAGCGG AGGTGTATTGGCCGGTAAGGTCAGTCGAGACAAGCCGCCTGAGGCCGGGCGATTGGCCGATGCCGTCCAGAAAAACTTCGACATCGACGCGGCGCCGAACTGGAACAAACTGAAAGACAAGGAGCAGATCTGGAACATTCTGGATGTCTCCAAACGCATTGCCGAGACCAAAG GTAAGACTCAGGCCCAGGTGGCCATTCGCTGGCTTCTGCAGAAGGACATCGTGGCTTCCGTCATCATCGGCGCGCGCACCCTACAACAGCTGGATGACAACATGGGCGCCGCCAACGGCTGGACACTGACACCGGAAGAG TTTCAGATGGCAGAGCTGGACAAGGTGTCGCAGCCCGACAAGCCCTACCCCTACAGCATGGCCGACATGTTCATGGGGGATCGGGTCAACCCCTTCAACCCTCCACTGACCATCTGA